TCGCACAGTACCGACCCAGAAGGAACTCAACGACGTACGTCGGAACGGGATACTGCCGCGAATACTTGCGGACCAGATCCTTACGAACGACGTAGCCGTCAAAGACCGACGCGGCCAGTTGATCAAGCTTATCGAGTTCAAGCGCCATACGGGTATTCCTCAATCATCTCCACCGACTGTTGTCTGATGCTTGGCGACCAGGCGGCCGGACGCGTCGATCAGAACCACGACCGCAGCCGTCCCCTGGAGGTCCTCGTCTTCGACAACGACGCCAGCCTTACCGTCGTCGCCGACCGGCTTTAACGTGGCCACAATGCTGGAGTCTGCGGCATTAGGTTTCGTGCGAACATCGACTTGCAGGGTCGTGTCTGGTGGATCCACCGTCACCCGGCAGCGCAGGCCGAGCCATTGCACATCTACAATCGACGCCTTCGGTCCGCCGGCGCCCCCCACGGGCTCGACCGTCAAATCGGGAATCACGCACTCCTGCAGGCTGATTCCCCCGTGGGCGTATTCCTGACCGGCGGAGAAACAGGAAATCCCCGGAGCCGAAGCGAACTCGGCTGCCCGGTTCCAATGCCACCCTGCTTTGGGCACGGTAACCTTCGATTCTCCCTTGATGGTCGCACATCGCGACCACTTCGATTCCGTCAGGTACTTGGGCAGATCGTGTCTCGGCAGGCCACCCGGCATCAGCAGCCAACCATGGTCCGTGACTATCCGCACCGATGTCCAGCCGGCCTCAATCAGTTCGACCACGCGTTCCGTGAGCCGATCCAGCTCATCCGCCAACTGTCCGACCAGCCGTGCTTTCAGCTCATGCCCGTGACGGTCAATCCGGCCGAATTCGGTCCACCCGCGGGCGTCCGGTTCACCGGCATTTCCGGTCTCGCCGGCATCAATCACCTGATAACCGGCATCTTCGATCAGTTTTCGGAATCGCGGGGTTGTGAGCGGCTGTCCGTCCGTATTCTCCGGGGCGAACGTCTCCGGCAACCCCACACCTTTGACGCGCTCCACCACCGGCGAAACCGCCGGTTTGGCCGTCGCCGTTACGGATGGCAACGCCGCCCAGCGCCGTGACATGGTTACCCGTAACCCGCGTTCCTCCAGGTTAGCCCGCAAACGCTGCCCCAAATCGAACCGCAACCCATCGGCGAACAGGATGACACATCCGGCTCCCGCCTCGATACCCGGCTGCTCCCCCGCGCTCGGGAGCGGGTTCATTTGAGTCACCTGCTGAAGCCGGCAGGCAGCATCATTGGCCCAGTTCAGGTACAGGGCGCGAACAGCAGCCGTGACGGCCTGCTCGTCGTTGTTCGCCTTGACGGCCGCCGGTGCCTTCATGGCCGCGTCGTCCGCTAGGAATGCCCCATCCACGTATAGCTTCGCCATGTCGTCGGGCGTATCGCCGCCCAGATGCCGTTCCGTCGCATCCGCGAGTTTCGCCAGGTGCGACAACGCGAACGCAAGCGGGCACTTGCCGAGCTTCGCCCACACCCACGCCCGGCGAACGCCATGCTGTTTCTCAAGGTCCCCGATCTTTTGCCGCGCCGCGGCCTCATCCAGCTCCGCCATCCCGAGCATCTCGATGCGGAGCCGCTCCTCCGCCTTGTCGTTCTCCGCCGGCCAGGGTTCCGCGTCGAACGTCAGTGTGCTCGGCTTCGAGCGATCGAGCAGGTCGGGCAGCCCGGCATACAGTGCCGGCGATTCGCAGAACCGGCTCCACAGCCCCTCCCATGCCGCGTCCTCGTGTATGCCCAGCCGTTCGCCGGCAACCAGCTCGCCGTCGGTATCCGCGTCAAACCCGTAGTCGTCGCGGCAACGGTTTTTGAACGCGTGCCACTTGCCCTCGTCGGTCATGCGGTTTCGGACCGTGTCGGGGTCGCTCATCCACATCAGCAGGTCGCGTGGATGGTCGCCGACCATCAGCTTGTCGAAGTCTTCCGCTTCCAGCCGCTTGCCCGTCAGATGGGCAATGGGAGTGGTCGCCAGCACGTGCAGCGAGGCATGGAGCGACTGTTTCGTCCGGGCATCCTTGGCTACATCGAGCCCAAGGCCTTCATCCGACGTGAGCATCGCCTCGACGCTCCAGTCACGGCCGTTCTTCTGTGTCCAGACCGTCCCCCGAAACTGCAACTCGACGAGCGGCTGCAGCTCGCGCGGGCATTCCTCGCCGGCCCGAAGCGACTGCCGGCTCACACCCGGCATGTAAATGATCGGGACCACATTCTCAGGCAGTTTGACCTCATCGAGCGTGCGGGCGATCACGCATTTCAACCAGATGGCCGGCCCCTGAAACTGGTCCGGAGCGTATTCGCCGAAGATGAGCACCTGCGGCAGGCGCTCGCGAAGCGGACGGATGATGGGTTTCCATTCGGCTCGTGGATCGGCCCAGAGGATCGCGGCCGGCGGTTCCTCCACGCCTGTCTGATGCCTGGACGTGGCCGCAAACGATTCGATCACAGCATCCAATAGGCTGGTAGCCGCGTTCATGCCTCAACTCCAATGGCCTTGTTGAGGGCTGCAAAAAGGCGTTCGCACCACTTGCAGTGCTCCCGCACTTTGATCGGATCGACCTTCTCCAGCAGCTTGGCGCCATCGCGAATCTTCTGATACTCCTTAGCTTTCGTCGGCTTTGTTGCCTTGGTGAGTGCGTCGGCAATCACTGTCTTCGTGCGCGACTCAGCCTGGTTGGCCGGCGGTAATGCACCTTCATTGAAGTTACCACCAAAGTGCTTCTTCAGGCCGTCCGGATCCGCCAGGAACCATGCTTCCATGCACGCCACCATCATTTGAAGTCGCGCATCATCGGCCCCAGTTGGCTTGTTCCACTTGTCGCCCTCACGATGCTTCACATGATCCCAGGGCTTCGCGCCGATCGCGATGGGGTCCTCCGAATCAACCAGTAGGACGTTGTAAACGTCGCGTTCCTTTTCCATGGCATCAACGAAGGCGTCGTATGCCTGCTGTCGTCCACCGCACGGGATGACACGCCATCGAATCCCGCGCTTGCGCACTTCGCCCACGATCGGCTTCAAAAAGGCGGACATCCCGGTGCGAAACGGGACAAGTGTCTCGGCCGTATCACCTCCGCCCTCGATGTAAATGGCGATTGCCTTTACCACAGGTTGCCTCCGAGCTTTCCGAGCCGCCATACTTCGCCCAGTCGATACTTCGCCATCCAGTGTTTGAGCTTCGCCGACTCCAGCCGCCGCAGTT
The sequence above is drawn from the Phycisphaerae bacterium genome and encodes:
- a CDS encoding DUF4276 family protein, with protein sequence MVKAIAIYIEGGGDTAETLVPFRTGMSAFLKPIVGEVRKRGIRWRVIPCGGRQQAYDAFVDAMEKERDVYNVLLVDSEDPIAIGAKPWDHVKHREGDKWNKPTGADDARLQMMVACMEAWFLADPDGLKKHFGGNFNEGALPPANQAESRTKTVIADALTKATKPTKAKEYQKIRDGAKLLEKVDPIKVREHCKWCERLFAALNKAIGVEA
- the pglZ gene encoding BREX-1 system phosphatase PglZ type B — translated: MNAATSLLDAVIESFAATSRHQTGVEEPPAAILWADPRAEWKPIIRPLRERLPQVLIFGEYAPDQFQGPAIWLKCVIARTLDEVKLPENVVPIIYMPGVSRQSLRAGEECPRELQPLVELQFRGTVWTQKNGRDWSVEAMLTSDEGLGLDVAKDARTKQSLHASLHVLATTPIAHLTGKRLEAEDFDKLMVGDHPRDLLMWMSDPDTVRNRMTDEGKWHAFKNRCRDDYGFDADTDGELVAGERLGIHEDAAWEGLWSRFCESPALYAGLPDLLDRSKPSTLTFDAEPWPAENDKAEERLRIEMLGMAELDEAAARQKIGDLEKQHGVRRAWVWAKLGKCPLAFALSHLAKLADATERHLGGDTPDDMAKLYVDGAFLADDAAMKAPAAVKANNDEQAVTAAVRALYLNWANDAACRLQQVTQMNPLPSAGEQPGIEAGAGCVILFADGLRFDLGQRLRANLEERGLRVTMSRRWAALPSVTATAKPAVSPVVERVKGVGLPETFAPENTDGQPLTTPRFRKLIEDAGYQVIDAGETGNAGEPDARGWTEFGRIDRHGHELKARLVGQLADELDRLTERVVELIEAGWTSVRIVTDHGWLLMPGGLPRHDLPKYLTESKWSRCATIKGESKVTVPKAGWHWNRAAEFASAPGISCFSAGQEYAHGGISLQECVIPDLTVEPVGGAGGPKASIVDVQWLGLRCRVTVDPPDTTLQVDVRTKPNAADSSIVATLKPVGDDGKAGVVVEDEDLQGTAAVVVLIDASGRLVAKHQTTVGGDD